A part of Cannabis sativa cultivar Pink pepper isolate KNU-18-1 chromosome 6, ASM2916894v1, whole genome shotgun sequence genomic DNA contains:
- the LOC133039391 gene encoding uncharacterized protein LOC133039391: MTSEHKDCDGRIRCPCVRCINSRFEKIDRVRAHVFDRGFMQGYEKWIYHGEPEDVMDDVAVADVELEDEMTPILEDFFPPTTEDVQGEDEQPTTNPHFDDLFEEIEAELYPGCDWISSLNFLAKLLHLKVRGKIPYNIFEELLKLLKFAFPKENNIPATYYEAKKRLKKLGLGYDSIHVYLYNCCLFYKENASKEACPVCGTSRWVTSENGKAKKVPCKVMRYFPLTPRLKRLYSSRITAKSMIWHHTGKSKDDGVLRHPVDGLAWKDFDVKHPEFARDPRNVRLGLAADGFNPFGNMSLPYSMWPVVLANYNLPPWLCIKDNYFLLSTLIPGAKSPGKDMDIFLRPSVDELKELWNNGVPTRDSSTNWMFTMRAALLWTVNDFPARSSLSRWSGQGYKACPTCNEDTTSIRVIGKTSYVGHRRFLPSNHAMRRDTRFDGKVERRPPPRRFTCEEILSQVNNLEPQILGHHENFGGVKRRRVAETCNWRKKSIFYELEYWSTNILKHNIDVMHVEKNVCDSLLGTILDNDKSKDTTNVRHDLKKMGIRESLWIYEDGNGRLMKPHAPYVLTREKRQLFCQFVKGIKFPDGFCSNLKSKFFSR, translated from the coding sequence ATGACATCAGAACATAAGGATTGTGATGGAAGAATTCGATGTCCTTGTGTGAGATGTATAAATagtaggtttgaaaaaatagataggGTTAGAGCACACGTATTTGATCGAGGTTTCATGCAAGGATATGAGAAGTGGATTTATCACGGCGAGCCTGAGGATGTTATGGATGATGTAGCAGTTGCCGATGTTGAATTAGAGGATGAAATGACTCCTATTCTAGAAGACTTCTTTCCCCCAACAACAGAGGATGTACAAGGAGAAGATGAACAACCAACCACAAACCCTCATTTTGATGACTTATTTGAGGAAATTGAAGCTGAATTGTATCCCGGTTGTGATTGGATTTCGTCTCTCAACTTTTTAGCAAAGCTATTGCATTTAAAAGTTAGAGGAAAAATTCCTTATAACATCTTTGAAGAATTGTTGAAGCTTTTAAAGTTTGCATTTCCGaaggaaaataatattccaGCAACTTACTACGAGGCAAAAAAGAGATTGAAGAAATTAGGCTTGGGTTATGACTCTATCCATGTCTATTTGTATAATTGTTGCCTATTTTATAAGGAGAATGCATCCAAGGAGGCTTGTCCAGTTTGCGGAACTAGTCGTTGGGTTACTTCCGAGAACGGCAAAGCAAAAAAAGTTCCTTGCAAAGTCATGCGATACTTTCCGTTGACACCTCGACTTAAAAGATTATATAGTTCGAGGATTACAGCGAAGAGCATGATATGGCATCATACtggaaaatcaaaagatgatggGGTGTTGCGACACCCGGTCGATGGTTTAGCTTGGAAAGACTTTGATGTAAAACATCCCGAGTTTGCAAGGGACCCAAGAAATGTTCGACTTGGGTTAGCTGCTGATGgatttaatccatttggcaacatgagtcTTCCATACAGCATGTGGCCAGTGGTGTTGGCTAACTATAATCTACCACCTTGGTTATGTATcaaagataattattttttgctatCTACCCTAATTCCTGGTGCAAAATCTCCTGGCAAAGACatggatatatttttaagaCCTTCGGTGGATGAATTAAAGGAGTTGTGGAATAATGGGGTACCAACGAGAGATAGTTCGACCAACTGGATGTTCACCATGCGTGCTGCACTTTTGTGGACAGTGAATGATTTTCCTGCTCGTAGTAGCTTGTCTAGGTGGAGTGGTCAAGGTTATAAAGCTTGCCCTACTTGTAATGAAGACACGACGTCCATTCGAGTGATCGGGAAGACATCATATGTTGGTCATAGAAGGTTCTTGCCAAGTAACCATGCAATGAGAAGGGATACTCGATTTGATGGTAAAGTTGAAAGAAGACCTCCTCCAAGACGATTTACTTGTGAAGAGATATTATCACAAGTTAATAATCTCGAACCCCAAATTCTCGGACATCATGAAAATTTTGGGGGCGTGAAACGTAGAAGAGTTGCAGAAACTTGTAATTGgaggaaaaaaagtattttctacGAGTTGGAGTATTGGAGCACGAATATTTTAAAACACAACATTGATGTCATGCATGTTGAGAAGAATGTGTGTGATAGTCTCCTAGGAACCATCTTGGATAATGATAAATCAAAGGACACAACCAATGTGCGACATGATTTAAAGAAGATGGGTATTAGGGAATCGTTGTGGATTTATGAAGATGGGAATGGCAGGCTAATGAAACCGCATGCTCCTTATGTTTTGACTCGTGAGAAAAGACAACTTTTTTGTCAGTTTGTTAAAGGAATAAAGTTTCCCGATGGCTTCTGTTCAAATTTAAAGAGCAAATTTTTCTCCAGATGA